One genomic segment of Manis javanica isolate MJ-LG chromosome 7, MJ_LKY, whole genome shotgun sequence includes these proteins:
- the IFIT5 gene encoding interferon-induced protein with tetratricopeptide repeats 5, protein MSEISKDSLKAILLELECHFTWNLLKEDIDLFDVEDTIGQQLEFLTTKSRLTLYNLLAYVKHLKGQNKDALECLKQAEEIIQREHSDKEEVRSLVTWGNYAWVYYHMDQPKEAQKYIDQVGNVCKKSSSSCHYKLERPEIDCEKGWALLKFGGKYHQKAKAAFEKALEAEPDNPEFNIGYAITVYRLDDSDREGSIKSFSLGPLRKAVTLNPDDSYIKVFLALKLQDVHAEAEGEKYIEEILDQISSQPYVLRYAAKFYRRKNSWDKALELLKKALEGTPTSSFLHHQMGLCYRAQMIQIKKATRNRPKGKDKLKVDELIASAIFHFKAAVERDSMFAFAYTDLANMYAEGGQYSNAEDIFQKALRLENITDDHKHQIHYHYGRFQEFHRKSENTAIYHYLEALKVKDRSSLRIKLTSALKKLALKRLGHNASDVQSLSALGFVYKLEGEKRQAAEYYERAQKIDPENAEFLTALCELRLSI, encoded by the exons ATGAG TGAAATTTCTAAGGACTCCTTGAAGGCCATTCTGTTGGAATTAGAATGTCACTTTACATGGAATCTACTTAAGGAAGACATTGACCTATTTGATGTGGAAGATACAATTGGGCAACAGCTTGAATTTCTTACCACAAAATCCAGACTCACTCTTTATAACCTGTTGGCCTATGTGAAACACCTAAAAGGCCAAAATAAAGATGCCCTAGAGTGCTTGAAACAGGCAGAAGAAATAATCCAGCGAGAACACTCAGACAAAGAGGAAGTACGAAGCCTGGTCACTTGGGGAAACTACGCTTGGGTGTATTATCACATGGACCAGCCTAAAGAAGCTCAAAAGTATATAGACCAGGTAGGGAACGTCTGCAAGAAATCGTCCAGTTCTTGTCATTACAAGTTGGAGCGTCCTGAGATTGATTGTGAGAAAGGGTGGGCACTCCTGAAATTTGGAGGGAAATACCACCAAAAGGCTAAAGCGGCTTTCGAGAAGGCTCTGGAAGCAGAACCTGACAACCCAGAATTTAACATTGGCTATGCCATCACAGTGTATCGGTTGGATGATTCTGACAGAGAAGGGTCTATAAAGAGCTTTTCTCTGGGTCCTCTGAGAAAAGCTGTTACCCTGAACCCAGATGACAGCTACATTAAGGTTTTTCTGGCACTGAAGCTTCAAGATGTACATGCAGAAGCCGAAGGGGAAAAGTATATTGAAGAAATCCTGGACCAAATATCATCCCAACCTTATGTCCTTCGTTATGCGGCCAAATTCtacaggagaaaaaattcctggGACAAAGCTCTTGAACTTTTGAAAAAGGCTTTGGAAGGGACACCAACCTCTTCTTTCCTGCATCACCAAATGGGACTTTGCTATAGGGCACAAATGATCCAAATTAAGAAGGCCACGCGCAACAGACCTAAAGGAAAGGATAAACTGAAAGTTGATGAGCTGATTGCGTCTGCTATATTTCATTTCAAAGCAGCTGTGGAACGAGACTCAATGTTTGCATTTGCCTACACGGACCTGGCCAACATGTATGCTGAGGGAGGCCAGTATAGCAATGCTGAAGACATTTTCCAGAAAGCCCTTCGTCTGGAGAACATAACTGATGATCACAAACATCAGATCCATTACCACTATGGCCGCTTTCAGGAATTTCATCGTAAATCAGAAAATACTGCCATCTACCATTATTTAGAAGCTTTAAAGGTCAAAGATCGGTCATCCCTACGCATCAAATTGACAAGTGCTCTGAAGAAATTGGCTCTCAAGAGACTTGGTCACAATGCTTCAGACGTGCAGAGTTTAAGTGCCCTAGGGTTTGTTTACAAGCTGGAGGGAGAAAAGAGGCAAGCTGCTGAGTACTATGAGAGggcccaaaagatagatccagaAAACGCAGAATTCCTTACTGCTCTCTGTGAGCTTCGACTTTCCATTTAA